The genomic window tGTTCACTCAGACTCCAGATGTTACTGTTCGTCCTCATCTCACAGTACAGCAGTGTTCACTCACTCAGACTCCAGATCTTACTGTTCGTCCTTATCTCACAGTACAGTGGTGTTCACTCACTCAGATGTTACTGTTTGTCCTCATCTCACAGTACAGTGGTGTTCACTCACTCAGATGTTACTGTTCGTCCTCATCTCACAGTACAGTGGTGTTCACTCACTCAGATGTTACTGTTTGTcctcatctcacagtacagaggtGTTCACTCACTCAGATGTTACTGTTCGTCCTCATCTCACAGTACAGTGGTGTTCACTCACTCAGACTCCAGATGTTACTGTTAGTcctcatctcacagtacagaggtGTTCACTCACTCAGACTCCAGATGTTACTGTTCGTcctcatctcacagtacagaggCGTTCACTCACTCAGATGTTACTGTTAGTcctcatctcacagtacagaggtGTTCACTCAGACTCCAGATGTTACTGTTCGTCCTCATCTCACAGTACAGTGGTGTTCACTCACTCAGATGTTACTGTTTGTCCTCATCTCACAGTACAGTGGTGTTCACTCACTCAGATGTTACTGTTCGTcctcatctcacagtacagaggtGTTCACTCACTCAGATGTTACTGTTAGTcctcatctcacagtacagaggtGTTCACTCACTCAGACTCCAGATGCTACTGTTCGTcctcatctcacagtacagaggtGTTCACTCACTCAGACTCCAGATGTTACTGTTAGTcctcatctcacagtacagaggtGTTCACTCACTCAGACTCCAGATGTTACTGTTCGTcctcatctcacagtacagaggCGTTCACTCACTCAGATGCTACTGTTCGTcctcatctcacagtacagaggtGTTCACTCACTCAGACTCCAGATGTTACTGTTTGTcctcatctcacagtacagaggtGTTCACTCTCTCAGACTCCAGATGTTACTGTTAGTcctcatctcacagtacagaggtGTTCACTCACTCAGACTCCAGATGTTACTGTTCGTcctcatctcacagtacagaggCGTTCACTCACTCAGATGTTACTGTTTGTcctcatctcacagtacagaggtGTTCACTCACTCAGATGTTACTGTTCGTCCTCATCTCACAGTACAGTGGTGTTCACTCACTCAGATGTTACTGTTTGTCCTCATCTCACAGTACAGTGGTGTTCACTCACTCAGATGTTACTGTTTGTcctcatctcacagtacagaggtGTTCACTCACTCAGATGTTACTGTTTGTcctcatctcacagtacagaggtGTTCACTCACTCAGATGTTACTGTTTGTcctcatctcacagtacagaggtGTTCACTCACTCAGACTCCAGATGTTACTGTTCATcctcatctcacagtacagaggtGTTCACTCACTCAGACTCCAGATGTTACTGTTCGTcctcatctcacagtacagaggtGTTCACTCACTCAGACTCCAGATGTTACTGTTCATcctcatctcacagtacagaggtGTTCACTCACTCAGACTCCAGATGTTACTGTTCGTCCTCATCTCACAGTACAGTGGTGTTCACTCACTCAGACTCCAGATGTTACTGTTCGTCCTCATCTCACAGTACAGTGGTGTTCACTCACTCAGATGTTACTGTTCGTcctcatctcacagtacagaggtGTTCACTCACTCAGATGTTACTGTTCGTcctcatctcacagtacagaggCGTTCACTCACTCAGATGTTACTGTTCGTcctcatctcacagtacagaggtGTTCACTCACTCAGACTCCAGATGTTACTGTTCGTcctcatctcacagtacagaggtGTTCACTCACTCAGACTCCAGATGTTACTGTTAGTcctcatctcacagtacagaggtGTTCACTCACTCAGACTCCAGATGTTACTGTTCGTcctcatctcacagtacagacgtGTTCACTCACTCAGACTCCAGATGTTACTGTTCGTcctcatctcacagtacagaggtGTTCACTCACTCAGACTCCAGATGTGGTCAGGAATCAACCACCAGACGACTTTCTccttcctttcccctcctccattTGACATCAAATCtgtgttgttttctctctctaaaCCAAAAGTCACCCCCCCCATGACCCTGACTGACCTGAATGAACTCCTCCTCGTCCACACCACATGGTTGACTCGTCATTGTCTGAGTGGATCTGCTAGctgctattatattatatatatatatacacacactgctcaaaaaactaaagggaacactaaaataacacatcctagatctgaatgaatgaaatattcttattaaatacttttttctttacatagttgaatgtgctgacaacaaaatcacacaaaaatgtatcaacccatggaggtctggatttggagtcactcaaaattaaagtgaaaaaccacactacaggctgatccaactttgatgtaatgtccttaaaacaagtcaaactactgttggtggatggagcgagacatgatgtcccagatgtgctcaattggattcaggtctggggaacgggcgggccagtccatagcatcaatgccttcctcttgcaggaactgctgacacactccagccacatgaggtctagcattgttttgcattaggaggaacccagggccaaccgcaccagcatatggtctcacaaggggtctaaggatctcatctcggtacctaatggcagtcaggctacctctggcgagcacatggagggctgtgcggccccccaaagaaatgccacccaacaccatgactgatccaccgccaaaccggtcatgctggaggatgttgcaggcagcagaacgttctccacggcgtctaccgactttcacatctgttacatgtgctcagtgtgaacctgctttcatctgtgaagagcacagggcgccagtggcgaatttgccaaactTGGTGttttctggcaaatgccaaatgtcctgcacggtgttgggctgtaagcacaacccccacctgtggacatcggtgACTGGAGACTCTCACCTTGGGAAATGGTGTCCAAACAGCCTGATCTAAACGGGCTGTTAGCTGAGCTGTCAGCCAGACAGTTGATACCGTCCTCTTCTTGTAGGAGTAGATGAACCATTCAAGCAGATCTCTCTATCTTCACGTTGTCGATGATGATGGCTCTCCAAGTCTAATCCCAGTAAATCCAATACTAGTCAAATCTCCAGTTATTGTTTATTGTGAGAACACAGTCCAATCTACCGGGTTACTATCAACATTAGTCTCTCTGGCAGCTGGATATTAGTCTCTCTGGCAGCTGGATATTAGTCTCTCTGGCAGCTGGATATTAGTCTCTCTGGCAGCTGGATATTAGTCTCTCTGGCAGCTGGATATTAGTCTCTCTGGCAGCTGGATATTAGTCTCTCTGGCAGCTGGATATTAGTCGCTCTGGCAGCTGGATATTAGTCTCTCTGGCAGCTGGATATTAGTCGCTCTGGCAGCTGGATATTAGTCTCTCTGGCAGCTGGATATTAGTCTCTCTGGCAGCTGGATATTAGTCTCTCTGGCAGCTGGATATTAGTCTCTCTGGCAGCTGGATATTAGTCTCTCTGGCAGCTGGATATTAGTCTCTCTGGCAGCTGGATATTAGTCTCTCTGGCAGCTGGATATTAGTCGCTCTGGCAGCTGGATATTAGTCTCTCTGGCAGCTGGATATTAGTCTCTCTGGCAGCTGGATATTAGTCGCTCTGGCAGCTGGATATTAGTCTCTCTGGCAGCTGGATATTAGTCTCTCTGGCAGCTGGATATTAGTCAATGTTTTTGCTTCGATCATTCCTGACCAGACCTGATGTAGTAGACACCTCTGCCAGTGAACCAACTATACCTGATGTAGTAGACACCGCTGTCAGTGAACCAACCATACCTGATGTAGTAGACACCTCTGTCATTGAACCAACCATACCTGATGTAGTAGACACCTCTGCCAGTGAACCAACCATACCTGATGTAGTAGACACCGCTGCCAGTGAACCAACCATACCTGATGTAGTAGACACCTCTGCCAGTGAACCAACCATACCTGATGTAGTAGACACCGCTGTCAGTGAACCAACTATACCTGATGTAGTAGACACCTCTGCCAGTGAACCAACCATACCTGATGTAGTAGACACCGCTGCCAGTGAACCAACCATACCTGATGTAGTAGACACCTCTGTCAGTGAACCAACTATACCTGATGTAGTAGACACCGCTGCCAGTGAACCAACCATACCTGATCTAGTAGACACCGCTGCCAGTGAACCAACCATACCTGATGTAGTAGACACCTCTGTCAGTGAACCAACCAGACCTGATGTAGTAGACACAACCATACCTGATGTAGTAGACACCGCTGTCAGTGAACCAACCGTTTTCATTCATTTTCTATCTTCCTTCTTgtgattttaaaaataaataaatggaaaagGGTATTATTTTAATGATTTATTTTCTTCAATCACAACAACAGTGATTTGtgtctggacctctctctctctctaagtccTCTTTCTTATTGATCTGGACCAAAGGCGTCTAAGGAAGGCAGCTCACTTGGATGTACATAGGGAAGGAGATGGCTCTAGCACCACTGATAACACCCGGGAGGGCGGCCCACACTGCCACGGTGCCGCCACCGGCTCACCTTACAGCCTGTGCATCGCTCTCTTCCGAGATTTCTGGCATGATATCTGTAAAGCGCGGTGTGTATTTTTCCCTCCCGTGAGGTTACTAaagaaccctctctctctctctctggtatagCTGCAACATCCCTTGGATTCCACCCGGATTCTGATTCTGATCAATAATAAATATCCCTTTCTATTGTATGAGAGAACGGAGTCCTGTACACTACCGTTCCAatgtttgaggtcacttagaaatgtccttgtttttgaaagaaaatcacttttttttgtccattaaaataacatcaaattgatcagaaatacagtgtagacattgttcatgttgtaaatgactattgtagctggaaacgacagattttttttatggaatatctacataggcgcacagagtcccattatcagcaaccataactcctgtgttccaacggcatgttgtgttagctaatccaagtttatcattttaaaaggctaactgatcattggAAAACCTATTTGcatttatgttagcacagctgaaaactgttgtctgattaaagaagcaataaaactggacttctttagactagttgagtatctggagcatcagcatttgtgagttcaattacaggctctaaatggccagaaacaaagaactttcttctgaatctcgtcagtctattcttgttctgagaaatgaaggctattccgtgcgggaaattgccaagaaactgaatatctcgtacaatgctgcgtactactcccttcacagaacagcgcaaactggccctaaccagaatagaaagaggagtgggagacatccgtctcaacgtcaacagtgaagaggcgactccgtgatgctggccttctaggcagagttgcaaagaaaaagccatatctcagactggccaataaaaataaaatattaagatgggcaaaataacacagacactggacagaggaactctgcctagaaggccagcatcccggagtcgcctcttcactgttgagactggtgttttgcgggtactatttaatgaagctgccagttgaggacttgtgaggcgtctgtttctcgaactagacactctaatgtaataacaacaacataatcAATCAAGACCCCCAAAATCAACTTTAACCCTACAGGAACACAGGAGTgagggttgctgataatgggactctgtgcgcctatgtagatattccattaaaaatcagccgtttccatctacaatagtcatttacaacagtaacaatgtctacactgtatttctgatcaatttgatgttattttaatggacaaaaaaaaaactgcttttctttcaataacaaggacatttctaaatgaccccaaacatttgaacggttaGTGTACATAGTAAATATATGTTTCTGAAAATCATTCTTCCCACTATATGATAAACATTATCTGGTAAGATAATTATTTGGCTGAGATAAGACGTTATTAAACAGTGATATTTtaactggagacacacacacacagagaggagatacatATTCAAATGCTTTTCCCCACGTCAGTTTGATTATTAACTTGTCTCCACGGGTTtctcaacgggacaacagtatgTTGAAAGGAGAGGTCTGTCTTCCATCTTTGTTATCATTTTTCTGTGTGTGGAAAAAAGGGATTTTGCagcttttgttttgttgttgttgttgccaacGTTACGGCTCGTTCCAACTATTCAAGCTATGGCCAA from Oncorhynchus mykiss isolate Arlee chromosome 15, USDA_OmykA_1.1, whole genome shotgun sequence includes these protein-coding regions:
- the LOC110499728 gene encoding uncharacterized protein LOC110499728 isoform X6; this translates as MPQTDLGPGCIATIAGYSQNPLPLACTVLTIFSLLEENVSVPHSLGMKWMLLFVLISQYSSVHSLRCYCSSSSHSTEVFTQTPDVTVRPHLTVQWCSLTQTPDVTVRPHLTVQRCSLRLQMLLFVLISQYSSVHSLRLQILLFVLISQYSGVHSLRCYCLSSSHSTVVFTHSDVTVRPHLTVQWCSLTQTPDVTVRPHLTVQRRSLTQMLLLVLISQYRGVHSDSRCYCSSSSHSTVVFTHSDVTVCPHLTVQWCSLTQMLLFVLISQYRGVHSLRLQMLLFVLISQYRGVHSLRCYCSSSSHSTEVFTHSDSRCYCLSSSHSTEVFTLSDSRCYC
- the LOC110499728 gene encoding uncharacterized protein LOC110499728 isoform X1 — its product is MLLFVLISQYRGVHSDSRCYCSSSSHSTVVFTHSDSRCYCSSSSHSTEVFTQTPDVTVRPHLTVQQCSLTQTPDLTVRPYLTVQWCSLTQMLLFVLISQYSGVHSLRCYCSSSSHSTVVFTHSDSRCYCSSSSHSTEAFTHSDVTVSPHLTVQRCSLRLQMLLFVLISQYSGVHSLRCYCLSSSHSTVVFTHSDVTVRPHLTVQRCSLTQTPDVTVRPHLTVQRRSLTQMLLFVLISQYRGVHSLRLQMLLFVLISQYRGVHSLRLQMLLLVLISQYRGVHSLRLQMLLFVLISQYRGVHSLRCYCLSSSHSTEVFTHSDVTVRPHLTVQWCSLTQMLLFVLISQYSGVHSLRCYCLSSSHSTEVFTHSDVTVCPHLTVQRCSLTQMLLFVLISQYRGVHSLRLQMLLFILISQYRGVHSLRLQMLLFVLISQYRGVHSLRLQMLLFILISQYRGVHSLRLQMLLFVLISQYSGVHSLRCYCSSSSHSTEAFTHSDVTVRPHLTVQRCSLTQTPDVTVRPHLTVQRCSLTQTPDVTVSPHLTVQRCSLTQTPDVTVRPHLTVQTCSLTQTPDVTVRPHLTVQRCSLTQTPDVVRNQPPDDFLLPFPSSI
- the LOC110499728 gene encoding uncharacterized protein LOC110499728 isoform X7, with product MLLFVLISQYRGVHSDSRCYCSSSSHSTVVFTHSDSRCYCSSSSHSTEVFTQTPDVTVRPHLTVQQCSLTQTPDLTVRPYLTVQWCSLTQMLLFVLISQYSGVHSLRCYCSSSSHSTVVFTHSDSRCYCSSSSHSTEAFTHSDVTVSPHLTVQRCSLRLQMLLFVLISQYSGVHSLRCYCLSSSHSTVVFTHSDVTVRPHLTVQRCSLTQMLLLVLISQYRGVHSLRLQMLLFVLISQYRGVHSLRLQMLLLVLISQYRGVHSLRLQMLLFVLISQYRGVHSLRCYCSSSSHSTEVFTHSDSRCYCLSSSHSTEVFTLSDSRCYC
- the LOC110499728 gene encoding uncharacterized protein LOC110499728 isoform X2, with amino-acid sequence MLLFVLISQYRGVHSDSRCYCSSSSHSTVVFTHSDSRCYCSSSSHSTEVFTQTPDVTVRPHLTVQQCSLTQTPDLTVRPYLTVQWCSLTQMLLFVLISQYSGVHSLRCYCSSSSHSTVVFTHSDSRCYCSSSSHSTEAFTHSDVTVSPHLTVQRCSLRLQMLLFVLISQYSGVHSLRCYCLSSSHSTVVFTHSDVTVRPHLTVQRCSLTQTPDVTVRPHLTVQRRSLTQMLLFVLISQYRGVHSLRLQMLLFVLISQYRGVHSLRLQMLLLVLISQYRGVHSLRLQMLLFVLISQYRGVHSLRCYCLSSSHSTEVFTHSDVTVRPHLTVQWCSLTQMLLFVLISQYSGVHSLRCYCLSSSHSTEVFTHSDVTVCPHLTVQRCSLTQMLLFVLISQYRGVHSLRLQMLLFILISQYRGVHSLRLQMLLFVLISQYRGVHSLRLQMLLFILISQYRGVHSLRLQMLLFVLISQYSGVHSLRLQMLLFVLISQYSGVHSLRCYCSSSSHSTEVFTHSDSRCYCSSSSHSTEVFTHSDSRCYC
- the LOC110499728 gene encoding uncharacterized protein LOC110499728 isoform X8; amino-acid sequence: MLLFVLISQYSGVHSLRLQMLLFVLISQYRGVHSDSRCYCSSSSHSTAVFTHSDSRSYCSSLSHSTVVFTHSDVTVCPHLTVQWCSLTQMLLFVLISQYSGVHSLRCYCLSSSHSTEVFTHSDVTVRPHLTVQWCSLTQTPDVTVSPHLTVQRCSLTQTPDVTVRPHLTVQRRSLTQMLLLVLISQYRGVHSDSRCYCSSSSHSTVVFTHSDVTVCPHLTVQWCSLTQMLLFVLISQYRGVHSLRLQMLLFVLISQYRGVHSLRCYCSSSSHSTEVFTHSDSRCYCLSSSHSTEVFTLSDSRCYC
- the LOC110499728 gene encoding uncharacterized protein LOC110499728 isoform X5 encodes the protein MLLFVLISQYSGVHSLRCYCSSSSHSTEVFTHSDSRCYCSSSSHSTEAFTHSDATVRPHLTVQRCSLTQTPDVTVCPHLTVQRCSLSQTPDVTVSPHLTVQRCSLTQTPDVTVRPHLTVQRRSLTQMLLFVLISQYRGVHSLRCYCSSSSHSTVVFTHSDVTVCPHLTVQWCSLTQMLLFVLISQYRGVHSLRCYCLSSSHSTEVFTHSDVTVCPHLTVQRCSLTQTPDVTVHPHLTVQRCSLTQTPDVTVRPHLTVQRCSLTQTPDVTVHPHLTVQRCSLTQTPDVTVRPHLTVQWCSLTQMLLFVLISQYRGVHSLRCYCSSSSHSTEVFTHSDSRCYCSSSSHSTEVFTHSDSRCYC
- the LOC110499728 gene encoding uncharacterized protein LOC110499728 isoform X3, with the translated sequence MLLFVLISQYSGVHSLRCYCSSSSHSTEVFTHSDSRCYCSSSSHSTEAFTHSDATVRPHLTVQRCSLTQTPDVTVCPHLTVQRCSLSQTPDVTVSPHLTVQRCSLTQTPDVTVRPHLTVQRRSLTQMLLFVLISQYRGVHSLRCYCSSSSHSTVVFTHSDVTVCPHLTVQWCSLTQMLLFVLISQYRGVHSLRCYCLSSSHSTEVFTHSDVTVCPHLTVQRCSLTQTPDVTVHPHLTVQRCSLTQTPDVTVRPHLTVQRCSLTQTPDVTVHPHLTVQRCSLTQTPDVTVRPHLTVQWCSLTQTPDVTVRPHLTVQWCSLTQTPDVTVRPHLTVQRCSLTQTPDVTVSPHLTVQRCSLTQTPDVTVRPHLTVQTCSLTQTPDVTVRPHLTVQRCSLTQTPDVVRNQPPDDFLLPFPSSI
- the LOC110499728 gene encoding uncharacterized protein LOC110499728 isoform X4; protein product: MLLFVLISQYSGVHSLRCYCSSSSHSTEVFTHSDSRCYCSSSSHSTEAFTHSDATVRPHLTVQRCSLTQTPDVTVCPHLTVQRCSLSQTPDVTVSPHLTVQRCSLTQTPDVTVRPHLTVQRRSLTQMLLFVLISQYRGVHSLRCYCSSSSHSTVVFTHSDVTVCPHLTVQWCSLTQMLLFVLISQYRGVHSLRCYCLSSSHSTEVFTHSDVTVCPHLTVQRCSLTQTPDVTVHPHLTVQRCSLTQTPDVTVRPHLTVQRCSLTQTPDVTVHPHLTVQRCSLTQTPDVTVRPHLTVQWCSLTQTPDVTVRPHLTVQWCSLTQTPDVTVSPHLTVQRCSLTQTPDVTVRPHLTVQTCSLTQTPDVTVRPHLTVQRCSLTQTPDVVRNQPPDDFLLPFPSSI